The Lutibacter profundi region TTTTGGACTACTACCAGTTTATCTTTTCAACAAGCAACTAGAAGATCTGGTGTTTTATCTGTTAATGTTTTACGCTTAATTATTGCTTTTGTTATTTATGCTTTAATTTCGTACTTCTCAAGAGGTATGTTTTTACCTTTTGATGCTTCTGTACACCAATGGATTTGGATGTCATTATCTGGAATTGTAGGATTTGTTTTTGGGGATTATTTTTTACTTAAATCATACGAGTTTATCAGTGCTAGAATTTCTATGCTACTCATGTCTTTAAGTGCTCCTATTGCTGCTCTTATAAGTTGGATTTTCTTAGGAGAATCAATGAGTTTTATCTCATTGATTGCTATGTTTATAACTATTTTTGGAATTACAGTGGTAATTACCGAAAAAAAGAAACTAGACGAGGAAAAATTAGGATCCAAAAACAAGAAATTTCAATTTTCATTTTCTCCAAAAGGAATGTTATTTGCTTTTTTAGGTTCATTAGGACAAGCTTTAGGATTGGTATTAAGTAAATATGGAATGCAAGATTATAACGTTTTTGCCGCTACCCAAATTAGAATAATTGCCAGTAGTATTGGGTTTGTAATTTTAATTTCATTGATAAAACGATGGCCAAAAGTTAAACAAACCGTTAAAGATTCTATTTCAATAAAATTTATACTAGTTGGCTCTATATTTGGTCCTTTTTTAGGGGTTTATACTTCATTGTTATCTGTAAAATATACAAGTGTAGGAATTGCCTCTACAATTATGGCTATTATTCCTGTGCTAATTATTCCTCCAGCAATTCTAATTTATAAAGAAAAAGTGACTCTAAAGGAAGTTATTGGAGCTTTTATAGCATTAACTGGTATTGGCTTATTTTTTATTCAATAAAATTAATATGCTCTTTTATTACTTCCTTCATAAAAATTAATAAAAGCATCATTTACAACACGATTCCCTCCCGGTGTTGGGTAATCTCCGGTAAAATACCAATCACCTAAATGGTTAGGAATTGCTTTATGTAAATTTTCAACCGATTGGTAAACAATTTCCACATCAGCATTAATAGTTGGTGTTTTTAACATTTCAGCAATTTTATCTGAAATTTGCTCATTGGTAAATGGTTCATATATTTTAACAACGGCGTTGGTTATTTCAAAATCTTCTAATAATTGCTGTTGCTTACAATCTTTATAAACTTGTTCCACAATATCATTTTGTTGTGTTTCTTGAAGTAAAGCTAATGCAGCTCTAAACGCTATAAAATCACCCAATTTAGCCATATCAATTCCGTAACAATCGGGATAACGAATTTGAGGTGCCGATGAGACTATCACAATTTTTTTAGGATTTAATCTATCTAAAATTTTAATAATACTTTGCTTCAACGTGGTTCCTCTAACAATGCTATCATCAATAATTACCAAATTGTCAGTTGGTTTTACAATACCATAAGTAACATCATAAATATGAGCAACCAAATCATCTCTACTGTTATCATCAGCAATAAAAGTACGTAATTTAGCATCTTTTATGGCTAATTTTTCAATACGTGGCCTCTCGGCCAAAATTTCTTTTACCTTTTCAACAGATAAACTTCGTTGACCTTTTAAAATAATTTTAGCTTTCTGTAAATTTAAAAAGTCTTCAGCTGCTTCTCGCATTCCAAAAAAAGAAGTTTCTGCAGTGTTAGGAATAAATGAAAATACCGTATTTTTAATATCCTCATTTATTTTTTTTAATACTTGAGGAAATACTAATTTGCCTAAATTTTTTCGTTCAGTATAAATATCAGCATCACTTCCCCTTGAAAAATAAATACGCTCAAAAGAACAAGATTTTTTAGGTAATTGTTCTTTAATTTTATCCATAGAAACACTTCCATTTCTCTTAATAATTAAAGCATGGCCTCTGTCTATTTCTTTAATATCTTTTATAGCAACATTAAAAACAGTCTGAATTACTGGTCTTTCTGAAGCAACCACAACAACTTCATCATCAACATAATAAAATGCCGGTCTAATCCCCGCCGGATCACGTAATACAAAAGCATCTCCATGTCCTAATAAACCTGCCATTGCATAACCACCATCCCAATTTTTAGCAGATTTTTTTAGTATTTTTTTAATGTTAATTCGCTTTTCAATTAAAGGAGAGGCCTCTTTTTTATTTATACCCTCTTCTTTAATTTTTTTGTACAAACTAGCAACTTCGTCATCAATAAAATGACCTATTTTTTCCATAACAGTAACAGTATCTGTCATTTCTTTTGGATGTTGACCTATTTCAATTAAATCATTGAATAATCTTGGAGAATTTGTCATATTAAAATTCCCTGCTACAATTAAGCTTTTATGCATCCAGTTACTTTGACGTAAAAACGGGTGTACGCTTTCAATACTATTTTTACCAAAAGTACCATAGCGCACATGACCTAAAAATAAATTACCTATGTAAGGGGCATTATTATTTTGCCATTCAACATCATCAATTTTAGTTGGGAAATCTTCATTTAATTTATTTAAACGGCCATTAATTTGCGCAAAAATATCTTGAATTGGTTGATCTTCATTTGAGCGAATACGACTAATATATCTTGTTCCTGGAGTAACATCAAATTTTATACTTGCCAAACCTGCACCATCCTGACCGCGATTATGCTGTTTTTCCATAAGTAAGTACATTTTGTTTAACCCATAAAAAGCCGTTCCATATTTATCTTTATAATATTGCAAGGGTTTTAATAACCGAACCATTGCAATTCCACATTCATGTTTAATAGCTTCGCTCATAATTTCAATGTTAAAGTAAAATTAAATAAAAAATTCCGCACGCTGGCGGAATTTATTTCTAACTTAATTCAATTTCAAATTGTGTAAGTTGTTTAAATTGTAATAATCTTTTTTGTATTTCATCATGTGTGATGTTCTCCATTCTTTCAGTTCCAAATTTTTCAACGCAAAACGATGCCAAATTAGAGCCTGATATTACAGCTCTTTTCATATTCTCAAATGAAATATCTCCAGATTTTGCAATATGCCCAATAAAACCTCCGGCAAATGTATCTCCAGCTCCTGTTGGGTCGAAAACTTCTTCTAATGGTAATGCAGGAGCAAAAAATACATCTCCATTATTAAATAGTAAAGCCCCGTGTTCTCCTTTTTTTATTACTACATATTTAGGGCCCATTTTATGAATTTTTTGTGCAGCTTTAACCAATGAATATTCTCCTGATAATTGGCGAGCTTCTTCATCATTTATGGTAATTACATCAATTTTGGCAATAACTTCCATCAATTCATTTAACGTATTATCCATCCAAAAATTCATAGTATCCAGTACAACTAATTTTGGTCGAATAGGAATTTGTTTAATCACTGCCATTTGTACAGAAGGGTGTAAATTTCCTAACATCAAAAATTCAGTATCTTTAAAATTTTCAGGAACTATTGGATTAAAATTTGCCAATACGTTTAAATCTGTAATTAAAGTATCACGTGTGTTTAAATCGTTATGATACTTCCCTTTCCAAAAAAATGTTTTCCCATCTTCAATAACCTCAATACCATCTGTATTGATATTTTTAGCATTTAATTTTTCTAAATATTCCTTCGGAAAATCTCCTCCTACAACAGAAACAATTCCTGAATTTACACCAAATTGTGAAGCTGAAAGCGAAATATACGTTGCTGCTCCACCTAAAATTTTATCAGTTTGTCCAAACGGAGTTTCAATAGCATCAAAAGCAACCGTACCTACAATTAATAGTTTACTCATAATTTAATTTATATCAAATCTTGTTTAATTTGTTATTATATTTTTTTTAAACAACAGATGTGATTATTTTTGCAAAAATAAGTTTAAAAAATGACTATCAAAGAAATACAAGAAGAAATTATAGATGAGTTTTCTATGTTTGAAGACTGGATGGAGCGTTACGAATATATAATTGATTTAGGAAAATCACTTCCTCTTATTGACGAAGCCAATAAATTAGATGAAAATTTAATTAATGGATGCCAATCTAAAGTGTGGCTACGCTCAGAAATTAAAGGAGATAAAATTAATTTTACTGCAGATAGCGATGCTATTTTAACCAAAGGAATTGTTGCTATTCTTCTGCGTGTTTTTAACAACCAAAAACCTGCTGATATCTTAGCTGCAGATTTATTTTTTATAGATGAAATTGGGTTAAAAGAGCATCTCTCTCCAACTCGTGCAAACGGGTTAGTTTCTATGATTAAGCAAATTAAATTATATGCCTTGGCACATCAATCTAAATTAAGTTAATTAGTGTATATTTGTACTTATTTAGAATGAATATAAAGAAAGATTTTTAAAATGAATAGTGAACGTGTTCAAGATTTAGGCGAAGATATAGTTGAAATGCTTAAAACCATTTATGATCCCGAAATACCTGTTGACATATTTGAATTGGGTTTAATTTACGACGTTTTTGTTAGTGAAAATAATGATGTTAAAATTTTAATGACTTTAACCTCTCCCAATTGCCCTGTAGCTGAAACTTTACCTGTTGAAATTGAAGAAAAAGTAAGATCAATAGATAAGGTTAAAGATGTTGAGGTTGAAATTACTTTTGACCCAATGTGGACACAAGATATGATGAGCGAAGAGGCTAAACTAGAACTTGGTTTTCTTTAAAATGTCAACAAAAATTATAAATAAAGTTGCAAATAGTCAATTAAAAACAATTGATCTTGAAGAGTTTTACCCTCAAGGGACAAGAACAATTGTTGATATAAAAGACTGGCTTTTTCAAGAACTAATTTTAAAAGAAACCGATTTTCGTGAGCATGTAAAAAAGCACAATTGGAATCAATACAAAAATCATTATGTTGCACTTATTTGCTCCTCTGATGCCATTATTCCATCATGGGCGTATATGTTAATCTCAACATACATTTCTCCATTTGCAAAAAAAATTATTGTAGGAACTTTACGCGAATTAGAAACTTCTATTTTTCAAGATATTATTTCTAATTTTAATGTTGAGGATTATGCAAATAAACCCGTTATTATTAAGGGTTGTGCAAACAAACCTATTCCTGAAACAGCTTATATTCAACTTGTTGAAAAACTACAACCTGTTGTAAAATCAATTATGTTTGGTGAAGCGTGTTCAACGGTTCCTCTTTTTAAAAAGAAAAAATAAATTTTATTTTAGAGATAATAAATATATTTTTGCCACCAATTATTAAAAATAACTTAAAAATGAATAATTGTAAGGGAACGAAAATCTTATTATTACTATTTATACTAAACACTACCTTAAGTTTTACTCAAGAAAAAAAAGAAAAATCAAAAGAAGGCTGGTCTAAAAAAGGGAATATTTCATTTTTATTCAACCAATCTGCTTTTTCTGATTGGGTTGCCGGAGGTCAAAATAATATTGCTGGTAATATTGGTATTAATTACGAATTTAATTATGTAAAAGGAAATACTACTTGGAATAATAAAATAATAGCATCTTACGGGTTAACAAAAAGTAAAAATACCGACTTTGAAAAGAAAACTGATGATCGCTTTGAATTTAATTCTGTAGTTGGTATAAAAGCACAAAATTATTGGTATTATTCTGTTTTTGTAAATTTTAAAACCCAATTTACTAAAGGATATGTTTATGGGAAAGATATAAATAACACCGAAGTTAGAACTGAA contains the following coding sequences:
- a CDS encoding DMT family transporter — translated: MITSHLGELFALLTAFFWTTTSLSFQQATRRSGVLSVNVLRLIIAFVIYALISYFSRGMFLPFDASVHQWIWMSLSGIVGFVFGDYFLLKSYEFISARISMLLMSLSAPIAALISWIFLGESMSFISLIAMFITIFGITVVITEKKKLDEEKLGSKNKKFQFSFSPKGMLFAFLGSLGQALGLVLSKYGMQDYNVFAATQIRIIASSIGFVILISLIKRWPKVKQTVKDSISIKFILVGSIFGPFLGVYTSLLSVKYTSVGIASTIMAIIPVLIIPPAILIYKEKVTLKEVIGAFIALTGIGLFFIQ
- a CDS encoding amidophosphoribosyltransferase, producing MSEAIKHECGIAMVRLLKPLQYYKDKYGTAFYGLNKMYLLMEKQHNRGQDGAGLASIKFDVTPGTRYISRIRSNEDQPIQDIFAQINGRLNKLNEDFPTKIDDVEWQNNNAPYIGNLFLGHVRYGTFGKNSIESVHPFLRQSNWMHKSLIVAGNFNMTNSPRLFNDLIEIGQHPKEMTDTVTVMEKIGHFIDDEVASLYKKIKEEGINKKEASPLIEKRINIKKILKKSAKNWDGGYAMAGLLGHGDAFVLRDPAGIRPAFYYVDDEVVVVASERPVIQTVFNVAIKDIKEIDRGHALIIKRNGSVSMDKIKEQLPKKSCSFERIYFSRGSDADIYTERKNLGKLVFPQVLKKINEDIKNTVFSFIPNTAETSFFGMREAAEDFLNLQKAKIILKGQRSLSVEKVKEILAERPRIEKLAIKDAKLRTFIADDNSRDDLVAHIYDVTYGIVKPTDNLVIIDDSIVRGTTLKQSIIKILDRLNPKKIVIVSSAPQIRYPDCYGIDMAKLGDFIAFRAALALLQETQQNDIVEQVYKDCKQQQLLEDFEITNAVVKIYEPFTNEQISDKIAEMLKTPTINADVEIVYQSVENLHKAIPNHLGDWYFTGDYPTPGGNRVVNDAFINFYEGSNKRAY
- a CDS encoding PfkB family carbohydrate kinase, whose product is MSKLLIVGTVAFDAIETPFGQTDKILGGAATYISLSASQFGVNSGIVSVVGGDFPKEYLEKLNAKNINTDGIEVIEDGKTFFWKGKYHNDLNTRDTLITDLNVLANFNPIVPENFKDTEFLMLGNLHPSVQMAVIKQIPIRPKLVVLDTMNFWMDNTLNELMEVIAKIDVITINDEEARQLSGEYSLVKAAQKIHKMGPKYVVIKKGEHGALLFNNGDVFFAPALPLEEVFDPTGAGDTFAGGFIGHIAKSGDISFENMKRAVISGSNLASFCVEKFGTERMENITHDEIQKRLLQFKQLTQFEIELS
- a CDS encoding SufE family protein: MTIKEIQEEIIDEFSMFEDWMERYEYIIDLGKSLPLIDEANKLDENLINGCQSKVWLRSEIKGDKINFTADSDAILTKGIVAILLRVFNNQKPADILAADLFFIDEIGLKEHLSPTRANGLVSMIKQIKLYALAHQSKLS
- a CDS encoding DUF59 domain-containing protein encodes the protein MNSERVQDLGEDIVEMLKTIYDPEIPVDIFELGLIYDVFVSENNDVKILMTLTSPNCPVAETLPVEIEEKVRSIDKVKDVEVEITFDPMWTQDMMSEEAKLELGFL
- a CDS encoding DUF2480 family protein; its protein translation is MSTKIINKVANSQLKTIDLEEFYPQGTRTIVDIKDWLFQELILKETDFREHVKKHNWNQYKNHYVALICSSDAIIPSWAYMLISTYISPFAKKIIVGTLRELETSIFQDIISNFNVEDYANKPVIIKGCANKPIPETAYIQLVEKLQPVVKSIMFGEACSTVPLFKKKK
- a CDS encoding DUF3078 domain-containing protein produces the protein MNNCKGTKILLLLFILNTTLSFTQEKKEKSKEGWSKKGNISFLFNQSAFSDWVAGGQNNIAGNIGINYEFNYVKGNTTWNNKIIASYGLTKSKNTDFEKKTDDRFEFNSVVGIKAQNYWYYSVFVNFKTQFTKGYVYGKDINNTEVRTEYTNVMSPGYLSFGPGMLWEKNSNLKFNITPATGKLVFVNKDFTLPNGAYFGVEEGESTRFEFGLNASGYTKLNIMENVSIENILNLYANYLENVQNVDIDYTMNIVMKINKYLSTTFIFQTIYDDNAFKGFQIREVFGLGINYNF